In Amyelois transitella isolate CPQ chromosome 13, ilAmyTran1.1, whole genome shotgun sequence, a genomic segment contains:
- the LOC106137979 gene encoding pyridoxal kinase gives MSQPSPRVLSIQSHVVHGYVGNKSAVFPLQVLGFEVDSINTVQFSTHTGYKTIKGTVLKNEEMEEIVEGLIANDVHFYTHFLTGYSRSADSMKQVAEIIKKLRLKNPNLVYVCDPVMGDDGRMYVPEDILPVYRDIIVPLADIITPNQFEAELLTGLKMKSVEDALKVTKAFHEKGVKTVVLSSTELGNGSTMIGLASTPESCYKIEIPKVESTFTGTGDLFAALFLAWWHKTNNDVKSTLEKTIATMQSIVTDTFNTARQIQPTGTLPPALRELRLIQNKNVIVNPIVKINAVEITS, from the exons ATGAGTCAACCAAGTCCTAGAGTTCTTTCAATTCAAAGTCATGTAGTACATGGCTATGTAGGCAACAAAAGTGCAGTATTTCCTCTTCAG GTTTTAGGTTTTGAAGTAGACTCTATAAATACTGTACAATTCTCAACACACACTGGCTACAAAACCATTAAGGGTACTGTTCTCAAAAATGAAGAAATGGAGGAGATAGTGGAAGGTCTGATTGCCAATGATGTCCACTTCTACACACACTTCCTAACTGGCTACTCAAGATCAGCAGACTCTATGAAACAAGTtgctgaaataataaaaaaattgaggtTGAAAAATCCCAATCTTGTTTATG tgTGTGACCCAGTGATGGGAGATGACGGCAGAATGTACGTGCCAGAGGACATATTACCAGTGTACAGAGATATAATAGTTCCCCTGGCAGACATAATCACTCCTAACCAGTTTGAGGCAGAACTGCTGACAGGTCTCAAGATGAAAAGTGTGGAGGACGCACTGAAGGTCACCAAGGCGTTCCATGAGAAGGGAGTGAAGACTGTCGTTTTGTCTAGTACCGAGTTGGGAAATGGCAGTACGATGATTGGACTGGCAAGCACGCCTG AATCCTGCTACAAAATTGAAATACCAAAAGTGGAGTCCACATTTACTGGCACAGGTGACCTTTTTGCTGCATTATTCCTGGCTTGGTGGCACAAAACTAACAACGACGTCAAATCAACCTTAGAAAAGACGATTGCGACCATGCAAAGTATTGTCACAGACACGTTTAATACAGCCAGGCAAATTCAGCCCACAGGAACCCTTCCCCCAGCTCTTAGGGAACTCAGATTGATACAGAACAAGAATGTCATTGTAAATCCTATTGTGAAAATCAATGCTGTAGAAATTACCTCTTAG